In Rhodothermales bacterium, the DNA window GCCCGGCTTCGTCGGCCGCGTCTCCGTGCTCGGCGGCGCGTATGCGCTGCTCGACGTGGCGCTGCGGCCGAGCGAGTCGGTCCGCATCCCTCTCGTGACGGCGTTCGACCTCGCGTTCGGGCAGCAGTTCTCGTCGTTCGGGCAGGAGGTGGCGGGCGAGGCCGTCTGGCTCCCGGCCGACTTCCGGCTCGAAGGCCGCGGCCAGTTCGGGATGCTCGGCCTCCAGTTCCCCGAGATGCGCTTCCGCGTCGTCGCCCGCCTCACCGACTACGCCGTGAACGTCGCCGTGCCGGACTCCCTCTTCGATTCCGACGAACGCTCCGTTGTCGACTCGGCAGCCGTCGCAGCGGACACCGTCCTCGCGCGAGCGGGCGTCGTCGTCCCGCTCGAACCGCGCGAGGCGGTGGCGTACGCCCGGATCGACAGCACGGACACGATTGCGAAGGCGTACCAGCCGACCGGCTTCTTCGCCCGCTTCGTGGACATGGAAGACAACGACGACGGCGGCACGACCGTCAACGTCGGCGGCGGGCGCAGTGGGGGCCGGGCGCTCCGGTTTGACTACGAGCCGAAGCTGTGGTACAACCGCGTCGAGGCGGCGCACCTCGGCGGCGAAGCGACGGTCGGGCTCGGCGGTGCGCGGCTGCGGGGCGAACTCGGGTATAGCACGGGGCTCGAAACGCTGACGTACGAGTCGGAGCTGTCCTACCGCGTCCCGCTCACGCGGCGCGACGGGCTGCGGCTCGCCGTCGGCGTGCGGCGCGAGATCGCCCCGCGCATCGGCTCGCTGGCGTACGGCCGCCTCGTCAACTCGGTCGCCACGCTCGTCGGCGAGCCGGACTACTTCGACTACTACCGGCGCGAAGGCGCGTTCGCCGAGGCGAGCGGCACCATCCGTCCCCTGCGCACGCGCGTCCGCGTGTTCGGCCTCGCCGAAGTCCACCGCTCGGTCCGGGCCACGTCGGGCTACGACCTCTTCGGCCGCAACGAACTGCCGCTCTTCAACCCGCTCATCCCCGAAGGCGACCTCCGCTCGCTCGGTGCCGAAGTAACAGTCGGGAACGTGTCGAGCGGCGTCGAGGCTGCGCTCACCGGGCAGCGCGGCGTCCGCCTCCGCGTCGAGGCCAGCGACGGCGCGCTCGGCAGCGACTTCGACTTCCTCCGCGCTGACGCCGTCGCCGCCGTGCGTGTCCCGACGTTCCTCCGCCGTCGCCTCTTCCCGAACACACTCGACCTCCGCCTCGCGGGCGGCGTCCACGGCGGCGACCTCCCGCTCCAACGCCACTTCGGGATCGACGGCACCGTGCTCGGCTACGCGCCGAGCGGCGTTTTCCGCTCGCTCCGGGGCCGCCCCGTCGAGGGCGACCGCTACGTCGCGGCGATGTGGGAGCACGACTTCCGCAGCGTCCCGTTCGAGCTCCTCGGGTTCGAAGCGCTCGCCGCCCGCAACATCAGCCTCAGCGTCTTCGGCGCCCACGGCCGGACGTGGCTCGACGGCTATGACCCCGACGCGCTCGCGCTGTGGGTGGTGCAGCCATCCGACGGATGGATTCACGAGGTCGGC includes these proteins:
- a CDS encoding DUF5686 family protein; this translates as MPVSRLVPLLLLALLTVASAQAQHVLTGRITDAQTGDPLPAATVQVEGTYTGTITNGAGAYELRVGAVPAVLVVRFIGYETARRTVAEAGAVDVALAPVALQAPEIVVTGENPAINIMRRVIERKQVWQAGLHSWRAEAYARQVLGRDTSIVGISEGVTEAYWRRGDGVREVVRGVRRTENMQDLSAEFVSAADAILNFYDDEIELAGYDLMGPTSPDALGFYAFTLEGTRYLDDEIVYDIALKPKNRLQPGFVGRVSVLGGAYALLDVALRPSESVRIPLVTAFDLAFGQQFSSFGQEVAGEAVWLPADFRLEGRGQFGMLGLQFPEMRFRVVARLTDYAVNVAVPDSLFDSDERSVVDSAAVAADTVLARAGVVVPLEPREAVAYARIDSTDTIAKAYQPTGFFARFVDMEDNDDGGTTVNVGGGRSGGRALRFDYEPKLWYNRVEAAHLGGEATVGLGGARLRGELGYSTGLETLTYESELSYRVPLTRRDGLRLAVGVRREIAPRIGSLAYGRLVNSVATLVGEPDYFDYYRREGAFAEASGTIRPLRTRVRVFGLAEVHRSVRATSGYDLFGRNELPLFNPLIPEGDLRSLGAEVTVGNVSSGVEAALTGQRGVRLRVEASDGALGSDFDFLRADAVAAVRVPTFLRRRLFPNTLDLRLAGGVHGGDLPLQRHFGIDGTVLGYAPSGVFRSLRGRPVEGDRYVAAMWEHDFRSVPFELLGFEALAARNISLSVFGAHGRTWLDGYDPDALALWVVQPSDGWIHEVGVSLHGGFFLPVRLDLAYRIDDPGLFVSFGVARLF